GCGGTGTGGAATCGTACCTGCGATCCCTGGATTTACAGTCAATTTTGTTACCACTAGCTATGGACAACGGATCTGCCACAATTGCTTTGTAATCACTGTCCTTTCTTTTTGTGTATATTGTTCCGTTTTACGATCAATGGCAAAACTTCCTGTTTACCTATCTCTCCCTCGGTCGTCAGTTTCAGTAGAGTGGTCTATGTGTTTATGTgaatttaaataacaacaataaaatcattttccaaaAATTGATTTCTATGTTCAGGTTATAGCTGACATATGAACAGCTGTTCATTTGCTTACAACGTTTTTACTCATGGTGACTGGTAATTTTAaactaactttatttgtttttgttttgtttttaattttgggtGAGAAAAGTACTTCAAAAACTAAGTAGTCTGATTTTAAGAACTCAGgttcagaaaagcaaaattttattttgttccaaAAATTCTTTATGGAGACCAAATATCGCCAGAATTGCTGAATCTGTTTCAAATAATCTGTTATACAATCAGGCGTGTagcttttgttaaaaataattttatattgtagATACATGTTTTACAAGCTCAAACCCCAAACGTAAGTGTGTTTCGAATCATGTATTTTTACGTTTTTTAAAagcttgtatttgtttaacCCATCTTTACAGATATTTATAACGTTATAACCTTGTTTTAAAATCACGTAATTGACATTTATTGATTAGATAACTTCGGTGTTACTCGAGCAAATATTTTAGTAGGTATGTTTGATATATAGCCATGATATGAATTTGAATCAAAGTGctaaatgttttgaaagcaCTGAAGGACTAGGGCTGAACCTTGGGACAAGTTGACAATTGTCTGATAAGCATTGGAATACAAACAACATTTATGGCTAGGAAGCACTATTGAATGGGCTGGTTTGAACAGGAGCACCGTAAAGGATAGAAGCGCAAAAAAATGCGTGCGAGGTTCTGGGAAAATGGTAAAAACCTCGTAAGGGGGTGGGGGATCGTACACCATCTTTATAGTTCTTTTGAATATCTTTACGACACAAATACCGATTTACACCAACTAGATTACACGCCCAACGTCTGATATTCCAAGCACATGTAGTATACATCCAAACAATGAGCATTACAACTCTGTATGTTATTGCTTGTGCAATAGTTTTACTGttatcaaaacacatttatatatcaaaGCAATGAAAGTGCTGCAATGCCTTGATTATACTCACGGTCTAAGGATTGCTATGAATGAAGGGAGTCTGTAAGGAAGGCATGGTTATAAAGGAAGTCTTTGTTTGCTGAGGAAGTTAGGTGTTATTAAGGAATTGATTGGTGCGTGTGATATAATGTAGTTGCTAAGCTTCTCATGTGTACATTTGATGCATAGGTTGCTAGGAAGAGAATGGTTGCCTAGGTTGTCTTTGATATGGATGTAAGTTGCCGCTATAATAGTAAATAGCGGCTAAGAAAGTCATTGGCTGATACCGAAGGTATTGGAAGCTTAAAAGTAAGTGGTAGCTAAGTTAGTCAATGGTTGCCATGGAGTTTATTTGTTGCTTGAAAGCTAGTGGCTGCTGAAGAAGTCTTTGGTTGCTCAATCAGTCATTGGTTGCTAGAGCAGTAATAAGTGACTGTGTAAGTCAATGTTTGCCatggaagtcattggttgcttagAGTGTTTACTAAGGATTAACTTAGTTGCTAAGGTGCAACATTGTTGCGGAagtcattgattttaaaataaatcatttgttacCTAGAGGGAAAATTGTTGATCAGGATGTTATTGGTTGATGAGTAGGCTGCTCAAGAAGAAAGTTGTTGCTAAAGAAATCATTTGTTGCTAAGGAAATCATTAGATGCATAGTTaataagtttttgaaaagtcaTTGGTTCTTAAGTGAGTCACCGGGTTTTAAGGAAGGCATCAGTTGCTATGGATGTAAGTAGTTATAGACTTCTACAAGATGCGACATACTACATAACAAGGGTCTGTGACCGAGCCTTGCGGTGTCTGAGAAATCGTTTGAAgagtttacaataaatatataacctTAGAGAAAACCCCAGGAGTTGGGCCTGTTTGACCAAAAggatataatttaaacaatgttggCAAACGTCCAGTACATAGGGctattcattaaacattaaggGTATACGCCTTTGCGGtttcatgattttttatatCGACCCCCATTTGGAGCGGGTTTTTCACCAGTTAAACCGGTAAAAGACTTATtaaagtatatatgtatgatatatAACCATGATATAGAGAGGCTAATGTAATTAACTTATACATTTATGTATCAGGctgaataattatataaatatctacGTTATAAATGAAAGCCAAGttaggcggggcttatcagttgccccTTGATTTCCGCCATGATCTCCAACAATCTGCACATATATCATCAGTACTGTAATTACGATGATTActatatattgaatacaaacaaatgtttctCTTAACTGAgagaaatttaaacaaataaggaAAGCCcaaaaactgatatttttccTTGATGTAGCTCAAATAaggcatttttttgtatttgttcgATAACAAAGTGACCTTTTAGTAGACTATTTCATTCCTTGAAATGCATTAATTGTTAATGTAACCGTACAAAATGTACGAATATTTTCCGTTAGTCTTTGTTTAGCCATACTATTAGGGAAAACGACAACTCAGTTTAGAATTATTTgagttgcattatttttaatatttaatattgtataaCTAACGGTCAGAAAAATTATATACGTATCGATAAAAATCATCTTTGTAAATTGACCTATAACCAATAACTTCTCTCGGAAAAGACACATATCAAAGTATAAACATGTGCATTGATTATGACGATGATCATTTGTAACTTATTTGCTGCTACATTAAGGTATTAATATCAATACTAACAATTCATTAAACTTGTATAAATCAGGTGATTCTTAATATGAGAAAGTACAAAAAAAAGCGAAATCCAGTGAGTTTGACATTTGATCTAAACAAACTTCttttttgttgactttcgtTAAGGAAATTCATAGACgttttgtttccctaaatttgagttttaaacTAAAGACTGAATTTCTACTGTAACAAAATTCtgatgttatttagaaataaaatattttaagtgtacACATTAATTCATTTCAACCTGAACCATACTCTGCATtcaattaataatgataaactaaTTTAATGCCAAACTTGCAGAATTGTTAAGTTTACTATGTTCTATGCTTTTTCCAACTGTTTGTCAAGCTTCTGTattattatcgtctgcttctgcGTTTTTGTTTGATGACCCTTTCTAAAGAATCACGTGACATTTTGCGTAGCCTTATCGCTATTATACTTCACCTATGCCTTCTGCAATATGCCTCTGTCTAACagtgttcattttaaaagtGCAATGTAGAGGCACACAACCAACACTATTTCTCAGACCTTAAATAAATCGTAATTTTACATGCTTTTGGTAGAGGACACTacgaattataaaataatattttgaaatcagactGCGTACATGAGCCATTTgaccaagaaaaaaacaatttgtggcatgtatataaaataaccatttttgagTAAGTTGGTTGAAATCATTTAGTAGGAACATTTTCctaaaaccaataaaatatatCGCCAAAAAGTCGTTCTCAAACCAGAGCAGCCATGCAGAAACTGGACCGATTAAAGTCGGCTTTTGCTTTATAatcatgaaaacattaaaacaacacataGTTGTAGTGGATATCTTAAggatttcaaatttcaattctAGCAATAATGTTCGCCGTCCAAAATGATAAACGCATTCTTATTATCAACTGTCAGACTCGAAGGCTGTCAACTATTCGCAATTTACTTTATCTTCAGGCATGGACACAACGATTGATTTCTGTCAGACACCGTTTGTTTTGCCGTCAACGCATCCTAAATCAAACGAGGTCAATCAACATTTGGCGCATAGCAATACAAATGCATGTTATTACGTAAACGTTGCATTAGTAAGATGTCTGAAATCAATTGGAATTGATGTGAGATTGGTTTTTTAAATCCGAACACCTGGCAATGTCCCACATATATGGTAGATTGTTGATGGTCACGTTATCGACATCACGTTTGTAAGAGATATACCGGAATCACTATTTGTTTCCTTAAAGATATCCTCAACATACAAAGACGAAGTCCCTGACGAAGACGACTCAAGTCTCACAATTAGTAGTGCCCAATCTACGAGCTTAGGATCTTCTACCATTTAGTGTCAAGCACGTTAAATGGATGTTGGAAAATCAAGATAAATCAGTTGCCATGAGTGTCAATGGAAACACCACGGTGAGGTATTACAACGAAATGTTCATGTTCGTTAGAACACATTATGGGGTAgaagaaaatgaatttcaacCATGTGATACTCGGTGTTGGTCGTGCATTCGGGAACCACATGCTGGTGTATTGAAAACATGCACAAGATGTAAAGTTGCAAAGTATTGCAACATAAACTGTCAGAGAAAGGACTGGCGTGAAAATCACAAAATTGCTTGCTTTCCATCTCCGATCTATTAGACAAATATCGTGATGCCCGCATGACATTCTCCgttatattaattgtttattgttaacGAGAACGGTCTAAAAAGGATAAAACAAAGTGATTCATAACCGTTTTATTCTGTCAGTCTGTAACTGTACAAGTCCTTAAACATGAAGCTAATTTAGTGCTCTCTAACGTTGagaaaatcaacatattttggtataatattgcaacaaacaaacaaataaactttgtgAAATGTCCATAAGCAACTTGACTGTtgacaaaacttatttattctTTTGCTGATATGGTGGAATGTTTTGCTCCACCAATTTGATAAGTAGCGTTATATTTAGTTGCAGTTGTATTTTAATTAGTTTCTGGCTAAGAGTGAaagttgttttatcattttgattgtatacaaacaataaatatgtatatgacaacattttaagtgttttttcaTATATGAGTCTTGTAGCAAACTTTATTATCGTCATCTTACTCTGAGAAATCAGAAGATTTTCTTGTAATATGGTTTCATAAACTGTGTTCCGTACCAAGAATTGgttatataaaagttattacaaAAATAGGCAAGCAATGTCTAGTTACGAATAAACCATTCGCAAAAGAGGTCTACAGTATTCTCGCAGGTTCTTGAGTAACCTATAGAAATTATGTAggttataaacaaataagttGTATATACATTTTCGAAATAGAAAGATTTGGAAAAGGTGATTTTGTCTAGTTTCGgtaaaacaagttttatttcaattacattCTCCGATATAATaattgtgtgtttatttttaacggGAACGGTCtagaaagataaaaacaaagtgAATCTCAAGCGTTTTATCCTTTCAGTTTGCAAGTATTAAACAAAAAGcattttacatcattttacTTTTACTGTACAAATCCTTACACATGCAGAAATTTACTGCTCTCTCACGTtggaaaaacaacatatttggtctaattgaaacaaacaaacaaacaacttaACTGTGTGAAATATCAATAAGCCACTTGACTGTTGACAAAACTTATTAAGTCTCGTGCTGATATGATGGAATGTATTGCTTTACgaatttgatatacatgtgttttatatagCTCTAAATTATTCTTGTCTGATATTTATCAGTTAAATTGTTCTTTTGTGTGGTTACATGTGATATGACATTTGGTCAAAGGtacatatttgcaaaaaaagtaaaattgaaactatTGCTGATATTTGAATGGTTATAATTTACAAttatctttacatttaaatattacgAATGTACAGCAGTAAGCTTATAAATGTGGTTGCACTTGTATTTTAATCAGTTCCTGGCTAAGAGTGAAAGTTGTATATCATTTTGGTtagattaaaaacaataaatgtgtaTATGACAACAATTTTAAGTCTTCTATTATATACGAGTCGTGTAGCAAACTTTATTTTCGTAATCTTACTCTGAACAAACAAGTCACCTGTATATACATTTCCGAAATAGAAACATTTGGAAAAGCTAATTGGGTTTAGTTAAggtaaaacaactttttttaaaaaaaataataaaaccattttaatgGCCGGCTATACAAAGTTTGAGCATAATCAAagaattttgttttgcaatgtaGACAGATGATgggaaaaattaagaaaaaagtcATTGCTATGTCACTCTCTTTTTGTCCTTTTGTTAAACTCACAACTTCGaagatttaaaatttaatgtagtACTTTtactattcatttttttaagttcaaattaaAAACCGGATCTACAAGCACATGTATTACATAGAGTTAAAAGAACATTTCTTTCACTGAATATACACACGAATCGTCCTACATCTCAAAATAACACAATGACGAATATTGACAAGTTAGTAAACATTCACAAAAGGGCGACTTTAAAAAACTCTTAAGGTTGTTTCATCCAGTTCAGCTGTTGGTCGGCTGGACGAGACTTAATAGTGCATGCATTGTTTACTTCGAGTATGACGGAGGGCAAGATGCCGATGCAGCCATTGGGTTCACAAATCTCGCCTGTCTTGTCTGGTGTTGAGGCATATATCCCGCTTGTCCTGTAGGGGGTGGGGACATGTATCTCGTTTGTCCTGATGCGCCTTGGGAAATAGTCGCCCCGTATCTAGCTAAGTGTAAACATGCATTTGATTTAGAGATACACATTGGATGTCATTGCATTGTATGATCCTAAATTTGTCCTAACAAGAAAATATGTGCCATGTAAAGCATGGcgtgaataaatattgcatgtatTCCATATTGGCGATTTGACTATTGACATGAGTGTTCACGTGCGTAGACATTTGAGAAGAAAACTGGCTTATTCAgcgtatttttattttttagctgtTTTTCATGCTTGTATGCTAAGATGTAGCTCTTGTTATATGCCTCTTAATACCATTTAGTTACATTGCGTAAAGAGTCAACACAAGTCTTCCCTAATTAAACAATCTATTTATCTAGAGATAGGACAGTACGCAATATGATGGGTAAATCAAAATGATTCACTTTAAACCCTGAGCCAATGTATGACTGGAGGGAATGTTGGAGCAAGATAGAACCGCAATTTTTCGTTCAATAAGAGACTACTATACCGACCTGTTGCTGTGTTGACCGCGGTCACATTGGTGCCGGGTAATGCTTGTTGGACGTACAATGGCTGCAAGTAGTGTCGCAAACTGCAGCATCGGACAATCGCAGCAATAATGAGGAAAAAGACGAGGATGCCAAACCCTACCCCGACATAACCGCCGACACCTCTGAAAACAATCTGCGCGTGTAgtcaatataacaataaaaactacaggggcAGTCCCAGAAGCATATAATGTAATGCTGAGAGAAAAAATTACCATaaactaaacgagagacacacaacgtactGTTGTTAACTATTGTATATAACATGTCATCGATAAAATTATCTAAGAATGTTAAGGGTCAGATTTATAACGTTGATGGTTTTAGCAGTACTTAAAACAAAGGTAGAGCATCAAACAGgagtattttaaaacataagtaACACAGGTTCTACGGAATTGCGAAGTAACCATAAGTGGGGCTGGAGGGTTTAGGTTGTGCTACTGTATCGGTACGTTACTACACTAAATTATGTCTGTGTCTCATGACGTACACCAATTTTGACTGCAGTCCTTGATTCCTTTTTTTACAAAGGAACATCTAAATTATAGGCGTCATATCCGAAGAGTGAAACGATTTAAATATTCTGGAAGATCTCAAACGAGTATGAGAACAGCAGTCACATGTTGAACAGTTCGAGGACAGGAtgagtgctctaccgactgagctaccggaCCGCTTACACACCTTCCTTACACCTGAATAGGAAAGATACGATACCGTAACTTAAAACAAAGGTAGAGCATCAAACAGgagtattttaaaacataagtaACACAGGTTCTACGGAATTGCGAAGTAACCATAAGTGGGGCTGGAGGGTTTAGGTTGTGCTACTGTATCGGTACGTTACTACACTAAATTATGTCTGTGTCTCATGACGTACACCAATTTTGACTGCAGTCCTTGATTCCTTTTTTACAAAGGAACATCTAAATTATAGGCGTCATATCCGAAGAGTGAAACGATTTAAATATTCTGGAAGATCTCAAACGAGTATGAGAACAGCAGTCACATGTTGAACAGTTCGAGGACAGGAtgagtgctctaccgactgagctaccggaCCGCTTACACACCTTCCTTACACCTGAATAGGAAAGATACGATACCGTAACATACTCCCCAGCCAAGCTGG
The Mya arenaria isolate MELC-2E11 chromosome 12, ASM2691426v1 DNA segment above includes these coding regions:
- the LOC128212418 gene encoding uncharacterized protein LOC128212418 isoform X1, producing the protein MAALNSVFVLILSTVGLVRSSEWCGDFSYCDEGYCCEDGTSCCTTNLGVGGYVGVGFGILVFFLIIAAIVRCCSLRHYLQPLYVQQALPGTNVTAVNTATARYGATISQGASGQTRYMSPPPTGQAGYMPQHQTRQARFVNPMAASASCPPSYSK
- the LOC128212418 gene encoding uncharacterized protein LOC128212418 isoform X2 — protein: MAALNSVFVLILSTVGLVRSSEWCGDFSYCDEGYCCEDGTSCCTTNLGVGGYVGVGFGILVFFLIIAAIVRCCSLRHYLQPLYVQQALPGTNVTAVNTATDTGRLFPKAHQDKRDTCPHPLQDKRDICLNTRQDRRDL